One segment of Streptomyces sp. XD-27 DNA contains the following:
- a CDS encoding TadA family conjugal transfer-associated ATPase has protein sequence MSPMSSSGPATPALLDAVRLRLAASGAEPTPARVAAALREEGRLLGDTEVLGVVTALRSELVGTGALEPLLAAPDVTDVLVTAPDQVWVDRGRGLERTEIRFADAAAVRRLAQRLAAVAGRRLDDARPWVDARLPDGTRLHAVLPPVAVGSTCLSLRVVRPRAFTLDELVAAGTVPPGGERLLTDVLEARLSYLISGGTGSGKTTLLSTLLGLVGEDERIVLAEDSAELRPDHPHVVRLETRPANQEGQGMVTLRDLVRQALRMRPDRLVVGEVRGAEVTDLLAALNTGHEGGCGTVHANAAADVPARLEALGCTAGLDRAALHSQLAAALSVVIHLVRDRGGRRRIAELHVLDRDRAGFVTTVPAAVWGPDGFERASGWQRLQRLCVRGGGTA, from the coding sequence ATGAGCCCCATGAGTTCCTCCGGCCCCGCAACGCCCGCCCTGCTGGACGCGGTGCGACTGCGGCTGGCCGCGAGCGGCGCCGAGCCGACGCCCGCCCGTGTGGCGGCGGCCTTACGCGAGGAGGGACGGCTCCTCGGCGACACGGAAGTCCTCGGCGTTGTCACGGCTTTGCGATCAGAACTGGTCGGCACCGGAGCGCTGGAGCCGCTCCTCGCCGCGCCGGACGTCACCGACGTCCTGGTCACCGCGCCTGACCAGGTGTGGGTGGACCGCGGCCGCGGGCTGGAGCGGACAGAGATCCGCTTCGCCGACGCGGCGGCCGTCCGCAGGCTCGCCCAGCGGCTCGCCGCGGTGGCCGGACGGCGGCTGGACGACGCCCGGCCATGGGTGGACGCCCGGCTACCCGACGGGACGCGGCTGCACGCGGTGCTGCCACCCGTCGCCGTCGGCTCGACGTGTCTGTCGCTGCGCGTCGTACGGCCACGCGCCTTCACCCTCGACGAACTCGTCGCGGCCGGGACCGTGCCGCCCGGCGGCGAGCGGCTGCTCACCGACGTACTCGAGGCCCGCCTGTCGTACCTCATCAGCGGCGGGACCGGTTCGGGCAAGACGACCCTCCTGAGCACCCTGCTCGGGCTCGTGGGCGAGGACGAACGGATCGTCCTCGCCGAGGATTCGGCCGAGCTGAGGCCGGACCATCCCCATGTCGTCCGACTGGAGACACGCCCCGCCAACCAGGAGGGCCAAGGCATGGTGACACTGCGGGACCTCGTCCGGCAGGCGCTGCGGATGCGTCCGGACCGGCTCGTCGTCGGAGAGGTCCGCGGGGCCGAGGTCACCGATCTGCTCGCCGCGCTCAACACCGGCCACGAAGGCGGCTGCGGCACTGTGCACGCCAATGCGGCGGCCGACGTGCCGGCCCGCCTGGAGGCGCTCGGCTGCACGGCCGGACTCGACCGGGCCGCTCTGCACAGCCAGCTCGCGGCCGCGCTGTCCGTGGTGATCCACCTCGTACGGGACCGGGGCGGGCGGCGCCGGATCGCAGAGCTGCACGTACTGGACCGCGATCGGGCGGGCTTCGTGACGACGGTCCCGGCCGCCGTCTGGGGCCCTGACGGCTTCGAGAGGGCGTCCGGGTGGCAGCGGCTCCAGCGCCTGTGCGTACGGGGCGGAGGAACGGCATGA
- a CDS encoding type II secretion system F family protein, producing the protein MTGLGTAPGALPLYAVLLCAAAAAVWLLTGQDQELRRTRLLLAGAGAAVPGSARPPWRTADTAAALWGRWRLRYGRRLGRELLCLPLGCLLAAVSSSAIPLVAAAAAVPLVGRRLRARALRLERERRAEVVIELCGVVAGELRAGRHPGEALLAAPARGLGERWPLVSAAARFGDDVPQALRLAARTPGCEGLTGVAACWQVAVDGGAGLAAGLDRVGAALRAERDQRERLRAQLAAQRAAGVVLSVLPVFVLLLGTVLGADPLRVLLHTPVGLGCLVLGGLLQWAGLAWTARVVRGAAPDETKGEG; encoded by the coding sequence ATGACGGGCCTTGGAACGGCGCCGGGCGCACTGCCGCTGTACGCCGTGCTGCTGTGCGCGGCAGCCGCGGCCGTCTGGCTGCTCACCGGACAGGACCAGGAACTGCGCAGGACCAGACTGCTGCTCGCCGGCGCCGGCGCGGCCGTCCCCGGATCCGCCCGGCCCCCGTGGCGTACGGCAGATACCGCGGCGGCGCTCTGGGGCCGCTGGCGGCTGAGGTACGGCCGGCGGCTGGGCCGTGAGCTGCTGTGTCTGCCGCTCGGCTGCCTCTTGGCCGCGGTCAGCTCCTCGGCGATCCCGCTGGTCGCCGCGGCCGCCGCCGTGCCCCTGGTCGGGCGCCGGCTGCGCGCGCGGGCTCTTCGCCTGGAGCGGGAGCGGCGAGCCGAGGTCGTGATCGAGCTGTGCGGCGTCGTAGCGGGCGAGTTGCGTGCCGGGCGGCATCCGGGCGAGGCACTGCTGGCAGCCCCCGCGCGCGGCCTGGGAGAGCGCTGGCCGCTGGTGTCCGCCGCAGCCCGCTTCGGGGACGACGTGCCGCAGGCGCTGCGCCTGGCGGCCCGCACACCCGGCTGCGAGGGGCTGACCGGCGTCGCGGCGTGCTGGCAGGTGGCGGTCGACGGCGGCGCCGGACTGGCGGCCGGACTCGACCGGGTCGGAGCGGCGCTGCGCGCCGAGCGCGATCAGCGGGAGCGGCTGCGCGCCCAGTTGGCCGCGCAGCGTGCGGCCGGAGTGGTGCTCTCCGTGCTGCCGGTGTTCGTGCTCCTGCTCGGCACCGTGCTCGGAGCCGATCCGCTGCGGGTCCTGCTGCACACACCGGTCGGCCTTGGGTGCCTGGTGCTGGGCGGACTGCTCCAGTGGGCGGGCCTCGCCTGGACCGCGCGGGTGGTACGGGGAGCGGCGCCCGATGAGACGAAGGGGGAGGGGTGA
- a CDS encoding type II secretion system F family protein, protein MSGEVVHRLGAASAVATAVAWLAAVTHRGRQRHVARRRVAAILGRDSGRPTAPHGRWRLHDRLAALRSWLPPAAAMLTMIVLLAGIRGCAAGLAAAYGARRWQRWRRTRTEAKPRTEQPVAPELPLAADLLAACLAAGASPREAAEAVGKSLNGEVGRQLSRAATELRLGGAPAEAWGRVGALAGGDRLAKQLERAGTTGAPAVDEVSRLAADCRAAQERAAAARAGQAQVLSTAPLGLCFLPAFLLLGVVPMVVGLGSGLAATDAW, encoded by the coding sequence GTGAGCGGCGAGGTTGTCCACAGGCTGGGGGCGGCGTCGGCCGTCGCGACGGCGGTGGCCTGGCTGGCGGCGGTGACCCATCGGGGCCGGCAGCGGCACGTGGCGCGGCGCCGGGTGGCGGCGATCCTGGGCCGGGACAGCGGCCGGCCGACGGCTCCGCACGGCCGATGGCGCCTTCACGACCGGCTTGCCGCACTGCGCAGCTGGCTGCCGCCCGCCGCTGCCATGCTCACCATGATCGTCCTCCTCGCAGGGATCCGCGGGTGCGCGGCAGGCCTTGCCGCGGCGTACGGGGCCAGGAGGTGGCAACGGTGGCGACGGACCCGTACGGAGGCGAAGCCGAGGACGGAGCAGCCCGTGGCGCCGGAACTGCCACTGGCAGCCGATCTGCTGGCCGCATGCCTGGCTGCCGGGGCGAGCCCGAGAGAGGCCGCCGAGGCCGTGGGGAAGTCGCTGAACGGCGAGGTCGGCCGACAGCTGAGTCGGGCGGCCACCGAACTGCGGCTCGGGGGAGCCCCCGCTGAGGCCTGGGGGCGCGTGGGGGCCCTGGCCGGAGGGGACCGGCTCGCGAAGCAACTGGAGCGCGCGGGGACCACCGGTGCTCCCGCGGTGGACGAGGTCTCCCGGCTCGCGGCCGACTGCCGTGCCGCACAGGAGCGGGCCGCCGCCGCGCGGGCCGGGCAGGCCCAGGTGCTGTCGACCGCCCCACTGGGCCTGTGCTTCCTGCCCGCCTTCCTGCTCCTGGGGGTGGTGCCGATGGTGGTCGGCCTCGGCAGCGGGCTGGCGGCCACCGACGCGTGGTGA
- a CDS encoding DUF4244 domain-containing protein, whose amino-acid sequence MVKRWWARRRDAVGASLRARAEAGMSTAEYAMGTVAACAFAAVLYKVVTSGAVSAALSSVIERALDAPF is encoded by the coding sequence ATGGTCAAGCGATGGTGGGCCCGGCGGAGGGACGCCGTAGGGGCGAGCCTGCGAGCGCGGGCCGAGGCGGGGATGTCGACCGCTGAGTACGCGATGGGAACGGTAGCGGCGTGCGCTTTCGCCGCGGTGCTCTACAAGGTGGTGACGAGCGGCGCGGTCAGCGCCGCGCTGAGCTCGGTGATCGAGAGGGCGCTCGATGCGCCGTTCTGA
- a CDS encoding TadE family type IV pilus minor pilin: MRRSEVRRADAPAADEGSVTAEAAVAAPVLVLFAAALIWGLMAASAQMRCVDAARAGARAAARSETTAAAVAAARSAAPEGASIVLRREGGLVRVRVEANAVGPGLLGVRLHGEAVALAEDTLGEAGR; this comes from the coding sequence ATGCGCCGTTCTGAGGTGCGCCGTGCGGACGCCCCGGCCGCCGACGAAGGGTCGGTCACCGCGGAGGCGGCCGTCGCCGCTCCCGTGCTGGTGCTCTTCGCCGCTGCGCTGATCTGGGGCCTGATGGCCGCGTCCGCGCAGATGCGATGCGTGGACGCGGCACGGGCCGGGGCCCGGGCGGCGGCGCGGTCGGAGACGACGGCGGCGGCAGTGGCCGCCGCCCGGTCGGCAGCCCCGGAAGGGGCGAGCATCGTGCTGCGGCGCGAGGGCGGACTGGTGCGGGTCCGGGTGGAGGCGAACGCCGTCGGCCCAGGGCTGCTGGGGGTCCGGCTGCATGGCGAGGCGGTCGCGCTCGCCGAGGACACCCTCGGGGAGGCGGGCAGGTGA
- a CDS encoding DEAD/DEAH box helicase, giving the protein MAFNHLPAGVHDALSPLSVRPVTHSVSMAHNQLPRHAGIRRSPRTVLGRLAGGADRATRITHTEHLPPRAGSHAQWPDGIRPEVIDAIRHAGIERPWVHQARTAGHALRGESVVVATGTASGKSLAYLAPVLSALLDGSEAPNGRGATALYLSPTKALAADQRRAVAELAAPLGTAVRAAVYDGDTPVEEREWIRGYANYVLTNPDMLHLGILPGHARWSSFLRSLRYVVIDECHTYRGVFGSHVAQVLRRLRRVCARYGSSPVFLLASATAAEPAHAATRLTGLPVVEVTEDASPRGELVFALWEPPLTDLHGERGAPVRRTATAESADLLTDLAIQGVRTVVFVRSRRGAELIALIAQEHLAAVDRSLPSRVAAYRGGYLPEERRALERALHSGELLGLAATTALELGMDIAGLDAVVITGYPGTRASLWQQAGRAGRTGEGALAILVARDDPLDTYLVHHPDALFRQPVESTVLDPDNPYVLAPHLCAAAAELPLTEPELAELFGPAAAELMPQLEQRRLLRRRATAWHWTRRERAADLTDIRGAGGRPVQVVEEATGRLLGTVDASAAHTTVHDGAVHLHQGRTYLVKRLDLDDSVALVTAADPPYSTTARDTTAISILETGTEVPWGEARLCFGSVEVTNQVVSFLRRKLISGEVLGESKLDLPPRTLRTRAVWWTVTEDQLDRARVTPEALGGALHAAEHASIGMLPLFATCDRWDIGGVSVPLHPDTLLPTVFVYDGHPGGAGFAERAFHTAERWLTATREAIASCECESGCPSCIQSPKCGNGNDPLDKRAAIRLLSTLLAGAPAPVSE; this is encoded by the coding sequence ATGGCATTCAATCACTTACCAGCAGGCGTGCACGACGCCTTGAGCCCATTGTCCGTCAGACCAGTGACACACTCGGTGTCGATGGCCCACAACCAACTCCCGCGGCATGCGGGCATACGCCGCTCACCCCGGACCGTACTCGGGCGGCTCGCCGGTGGGGCGGACCGGGCTACACGCATCACTCATACGGAGCACTTGCCCCCGCGCGCGGGCAGCCATGCCCAGTGGCCCGACGGGATCCGGCCGGAAGTGATCGACGCGATCCGCCACGCCGGAATCGAGCGCCCATGGGTGCACCAGGCGCGTACGGCCGGTCACGCACTGCGCGGCGAATCCGTGGTGGTCGCCACCGGCACCGCGTCAGGCAAGTCCCTCGCCTATCTGGCGCCGGTCCTCAGTGCCCTGCTGGACGGGTCGGAGGCCCCGAACGGGCGGGGCGCCACCGCGCTGTACCTCTCCCCCACCAAGGCCCTGGCCGCCGACCAGCGGCGCGCCGTGGCCGAGCTGGCCGCCCCGCTCGGCACGGCGGTGCGCGCGGCCGTCTACGACGGCGACACGCCGGTCGAAGAGCGCGAGTGGATCCGCGGCTACGCGAACTACGTGCTGACCAACCCGGACATGCTGCATCTGGGCATCCTCCCGGGCCACGCCCGCTGGTCCTCCTTCCTGCGCAGTCTGCGCTATGTCGTGATCGACGAGTGCCACACCTACCGGGGCGTCTTCGGTTCGCATGTCGCGCAGGTGCTGCGCAGGCTGCGCCGCGTCTGCGCTCGGTACGGCTCCTCTCCCGTCTTCCTCCTCGCCTCCGCCACCGCCGCCGAGCCCGCCCACGCCGCGACCCGGCTGACCGGCCTGCCGGTCGTGGAGGTCACCGAGGACGCCTCGCCGCGCGGCGAGCTGGTCTTCGCCCTCTGGGAGCCGCCACTGACGGATCTCCACGGCGAACGGGGCGCGCCGGTCCGCCGCACCGCCACCGCCGAGTCGGCGGACCTGCTGACCGACCTCGCCATACAGGGCGTCCGTACGGTCGTCTTCGTCCGCTCCCGACGCGGCGCGGAGCTCATCGCCCTGATCGCCCAGGAGCACCTGGCCGCGGTGGACCGATCCCTCCCCTCCCGTGTGGCGGCGTACCGGGGCGGCTATCTGCCGGAGGAGCGGCGTGCCCTGGAGCGCGCCCTGCACTCGGGCGAGCTGCTCGGGCTGGCCGCCACCACCGCGCTGGAGCTGGGCATGGACATCGCCGGTCTCGACGCCGTCGTCATCACCGGCTACCCGGGCACCCGCGCCTCGTTGTGGCAGCAGGCCGGGCGGGCGGGCCGCACGGGCGAGGGGGCGCTCGCGATCCTCGTCGCCAGGGACGATCCGCTGGACACCTATCTCGTCCACCATCCGGACGCCCTCTTCCGCCAGCCGGTGGAATCCACCGTGCTCGACCCGGACAACCCGTACGTCCTCGCGCCCCACCTGTGCGCGGCCGCCGCCGAGCTGCCGCTGACCGAACCGGAACTCGCCGAGCTGTTCGGCCCGGCCGCCGCCGAGCTGATGCCCCAGCTGGAGCAGCGCAGGCTGCTCCGCCGACGTGCCACCGCCTGGCACTGGACCCGCCGCGAGCGCGCCGCCGACCTCACCGACATCCGTGGCGCGGGCGGCCGCCCCGTGCAGGTCGTCGAGGAGGCGACGGGCCGGCTTCTCGGCACCGTGGACGCCTCCGCCGCGCACACCACCGTCCACGACGGCGCCGTCCATCTGCACCAGGGCCGCACGTACCTGGTCAAGCGGCTCGACCTCGACGATTCGGTGGCCCTGGTGACGGCGGCCGATCCCCCGTATTCGACGACGGCCCGGGACACCACCGCGATCTCCATCCTGGAGACCGGCACCGAGGTGCCATGGGGCGAGGCGCGGCTGTGCTTCGGCTCCGTCGAGGTCACCAACCAGGTCGTGTCCTTCCTCCGCCGAAAGCTGATCAGCGGTGAGGTGCTGGGCGAGTCCAAGCTCGACCTGCCGCCCCGGACGCTGCGCACTCGCGCCGTGTGGTGGACGGTCACCGAGGACCAGCTCGACCGGGCCCGGGTCACCCCTGAGGCCCTGGGCGGTGCGCTGCACGCCGCGGAGCACGCTTCCATCGGCATGCTGCCGCTCTTCGCCACCTGCGACCGGTGGGACATCGGCGGTGTGTCGGTGCCGCTGCACCCCGACACCCTGCTGCCCACCGTCTTCGTCTACGACGGCCACCCGGGCGGCGCGGGCTTCGCCGAGCGCGCCTTCCACACCGCCGAGCGCTGGCTCACCGCCACCCGCGAGGCCATCGCTTCCTGCGAGTGCGAGTCCGGGTGCCCGTCGTGCATCCAGTCCCCCAAGTGCGGCAATGGCAACGACCCTCTCGACAAGCGGGCCGCCATCCGCCTCCTGTCGACCCTCCTCGCCGGAGCGCCCGCCCCGGTCTCGGAGTAA
- the bldG gene encoding anti-sigma factor antagonist BldG, which produces MDLSLSTRTVGDRTVVEVGGEIDVYTAPKLREQLVELVNDGSYHLVVDMEGVDFLDSTGLGVLVGGLKRVRAHEGSLRLVCNQERILKIFRITGLTKVFPIHTSVDDAVAATD; this is translated from the coding sequence GTGGACCTGTCCCTGTCGACCCGGACCGTTGGCGACCGCACGGTCGTCGAGGTCGGTGGCGAGATTGATGTATACACCGCGCCCAAGCTGCGCGAGCAGCTGGTCGAGCTTGTCAACGACGGTAGCTACCACCTGGTCGTCGACATGGAGGGCGTCGACTTCCTCGACTCCACCGGGCTCGGCGTGCTCGTCGGTGGGCTCAAGCGAGTGCGTGCCCATGAGGGCTCCCTGCGCCTGGTCTGCAACCAGGAGCGCATTCTCAAGATCTTCCGTATCACCGGTCTGACCAAGGTGTTCCCGATTCACACCTCGGTCGACGACGCCGTTGCGGCGACCGACTGA
- a CDS encoding ATP-binding protein — protein MATVELRFSALPEHVRTARLVAAAVARRAGVDEAVLDEVRLAVGEACTRAVGLHRSSGVSAPVRVALIEEEKKFSIEVGDEAPRSTGAGSATAAGHGATTGGPDEAAAESDDEMGLAVISGLVDDVEVSTSAAGGVIRMSWPTTPAPALS, from the coding sequence ATGGCCACCGTCGAACTCCGCTTCAGTGCCCTGCCCGAGCACGTCAGGACCGCGCGCCTGGTCGCGGCGGCCGTGGCGCGCCGGGCCGGGGTGGACGAGGCCGTACTCGACGAGGTCCGGCTCGCCGTCGGCGAGGCGTGCACACGAGCGGTCGGACTGCACCGGAGCAGCGGAGTCTCCGCCCCGGTGCGCGTCGCGCTGATCGAGGAGGAGAAGAAGTTCTCCATCGAGGTCGGCGATGAGGCACCCCGCAGCACCGGCGCCGGGTCGGCCACCGCCGCTGGCCACGGCGCGACCACCGGCGGCCCCGACGAGGCCGCCGCCGAGAGCGACGACGAGATGGGTCTGGCCGTCATCAGCGGGCTGGTCGACGACGTCGAGGTGTCGACGAGCGCGGCAGGCGGAGTCATCCGCATGAGCTGGCCCACCACGCCCGCCCCCGCGCTGTCGTAG
- a CDS encoding small secreted protein has translation MNKKLAMALSGGAALVLALTGCSDDEDESKKKADAWAKQACDDMQPQLKKIVDANVSLDKAKHEPDQKKYQKVALTAFGQISQGYSGLSKAIKDAGAPPVDDSEKLQKDTIAKLDAAAKGFTEQRTAVQKLDTSDKGKFAKGLQDISANVEVVNKSGADALKKLQVGDLGEAMARQPGCQKTVTPAPSM, from the coding sequence GTGAACAAGAAGCTCGCGATGGCACTGTCCGGCGGTGCGGCACTCGTACTGGCGCTGACCGGCTGCAGCGATGACGAGGACGAAAGCAAGAAGAAGGCCGATGCCTGGGCCAAGCAGGCCTGTGACGACATGCAGCCGCAGCTGAAGAAGATCGTGGACGCCAACGTCTCGCTCGACAAGGCCAAGCACGAGCCGGACCAGAAGAAGTACCAGAAGGTTGCGCTGACGGCCTTCGGCCAGATCTCGCAGGGGTACAGCGGTCTCTCCAAGGCGATCAAGGACGCCGGCGCGCCGCCGGTCGACGACAGCGAGAAGCTCCAGAAGGACACGATCGCCAAGCTCGACGCCGCCGCAAAGGGGTTCACGGAGCAGCGGACCGCGGTCCAGAAGCTCGACACCTCCGACAAGGGCAAGTTCGCCAAGGGACTCCAGGACATCAGCGCCAACGTGGAGGTGGTCAACAAGTCGGGTGCCGACGCGCTGAAGAAGCTTCAGGTCGGTGACCTCGGTGAGGCGATGGCGCGGCAGCCCGGCTGCCAGAAGACGGTGACGCCGGCGCCGTCCATGTGA